In the genome of Patagioenas fasciata isolate bPatFas1 chromosome 12, bPatFas1.hap1, whole genome shotgun sequence, one region contains:
- the GTF2A2 gene encoding transcription initiation factor IIA subunit 2: MAYQLYRNTTLGNSLQESLDELIQSQQITPQLALQVLLQFDKAINSALAQRVRNRVNFRGSLNTYRFCDNVWTFVLNDVEFREVTELVKVDKVKIVACDGKNTGSNTAE, encoded by the exons ATGGCCTATCAGCTGTACAGGAACACCACACTGGGGAACAGTCTTCAGGAGAGTCTGGATGAGCTCATACAG TCACAGCAAATCACGCCTCAGTTGGCCCTTCAGGTGCTACTTCAGTTTGATAAAGCTATAAATTCGGCACTGGCACAACGAGTCAGGAACAGAGTCAATTTCAGG GGGTCTCTGAATACATACAGGTTCTGTGACAACGTATGGACATTTGTACTGAATGATGTTGAATTCAGGGAGGTCACTGAACTTGTGAAAGTGGATAAAGTGAAAATTGTAGCATGTGATGGAAAAA ACACTGGTTCCAATACTGCAGAATGA
- the GCNT3 gene encoding beta-1,3-galactosyl-O-glycosyl-glycoprotein beta-1,6-N-acetylglucosaminyltransferase 3 has protein sequence MRLCERKPLPARRRCAALLGSLLLAAAVALRGTARPCPDARLEAAAHPRCRQRLYQALELSPSRRINCSGIVRGDEKAIQEARLSNLEAANKRVSLTPGEYLNMTKDCSKFKETRRFIEFPLSQEEADFPIAYSMVIHDKIEMFERLLRSLYAPQNIYCVHTDSKSPAAFQEAVRAIAACFPNVFVASRLENVVYASWSRLQADLNCMQDLLQSPVPWQYILNTCGTDFPIKTNAEIVRALKVLQGQNSMESEKPSAVKQQRWQYHHKVGKFISRTTTEKPPPPHNSPMFTGSAYIVVTRAFVQHVFENPTVQQFLEWAKDTYSPDEHVWATLNRMPGVPGAMPQSDKFQLSDMNALPRLVKWQYMEGDTSKGAPYPPCTGQHQRAVCIYGAGDVPWMLQQHHLLANKFDPLVDDAAIQCLEEYLRHRALYGRGL, from the coding sequence ATGCGGCTGTGCGAGCGGAAGCCCCTGCCAGCGCGGCGACGGTGCGCGGCTCTGCTGGGGTCGCTGCTGCTGGCCGCCGCCGTAGCGCTGCGCGGCACCGCCCGGCCCTGCCCCGACGCCCGCCTGGAGGCGGCCGCCCACCCCCGCTGCCGCCAGCGGCTCTACCAGGCACTGGAGCTCTCCCCCAGCAGGAGGATCAACTGCTCGGGGATCGTCCGCGGGGATGAGAAAGCCATCCAGGAGGCCCGGCTCAGCAACCTGGAGGCTGCAAACAAAAGAGTTTCCCTGACGCCCGGCGAGTACCTCAATATGACAAAAGACTGCAGCAAGTTCAAGGAGACCCGACGGTTCATCGAGTTCCCGCTGAGCCAGGAGGAGGCAGACTTTCCCATCGCCTACTCCATGGTCATCCACGACAAAATAGAGATGTTTGAGCGGCTCCTGCGGTCCCTCTACGCCCCCCAGAACATCTACTGCGTTCACACTGACAGCAAGTCCCCGGCCGCATTCCAGGAGGCTGTGCGGGCCATCGCAGCCTGCTTCCCCAATGTCTTTGTGGCTAGCCGTCTGGAAAATGTGGTCTATGCCTCCTGGTCCCGGCTGCAGGCTGACCTCAACTGCATGCAGGACCTGCTGCAGAGCCCGGTGCCGTGGCAATACATCCTCAACACCTGTGGCACCGATTTCCCCATCAAGACCAACGCCGAGATCGTCCGTGCCCTGAAAGTGCTGCAGGGGCAGAACAGCATGGAGTCCGAGAAGCCCTCAGCCGTCAAGCAGCAGCGCTGGCAGTACCACCACAAAGTGGGGAAGTTCATCTCCCGGACAACCACAGAGAAACCGCCACCACCCCACAACTCTCCCATGTTCACAGGCAGCGCATACATTGTGGTCACGCGGGCCTTTGTGCAGCACGTTTTCGAGAACCCTACAGTGCAACAGTTCCTCGAGTGGGCCAAGGACACCTACAGCCCTGACGAGCATGTCTGGGCCACCCTCAACCGCATGCCCGGTGTGCCAGGCGCCATGCCCCAAAGTGACAAGTTCCAGCTCTCGGACATGAACGCCCTGCCCCGCCTGGTCAAGTGGCAGTACATGGAAGGTGACACCAGCAAGGGTGCACCCTATCCGCCCTGCACCGGCCAGCACCAGCGCGCCGTCTGCATCTACGGGGCAGGCGACGTGCCCTGGATGCTCCAGCAGCACCATCTCTTGGCCAACAAGTTCGACCCCCTCGTGGACGATGCCGCCATCCAGTGCCTCGAGGAGTACCTGCGACACAGGGCCCTCTACGGCCGGGGCCTCTGA